DNA sequence from the Syntrophorhabdaceae bacterium genome:
GAAAAGGAGGCCCAGAAGGGGCATTACGGCGAAGGAGTATAAATCGTAGAGAGCACGGAAAGGACCGAAGGCGGGCTTGGAAAATTCAAGGCACATAAACCTCCCTCCCGGCTTCAGGACCCGGTGCATTTCCCGGAAGCCGTCCTCCATATGGGTGACATTGCGGATACCGAACCCGACCATGGCGACGTTGAAGCTCTCGGGTTTACACGCGATCAACTCGGCATCACCCTGAACGAATGCGATCTGTCGTCGTGCCGGAGCGTTGGTTGTTTTACCCCTCCCGGTCACCATCATTTTCAGGTTGATATCGTAAAGGACTACGTGACCGGCAGGGCCGACCTTTTTCACTGCCAGGACGGAGAGGTCCCCCGTGCCGCCGCACACGTCGATGACCCGCTCTCCGGGCTTAAGGCCGAGGAGGTTCACCGCTTTCCGCTTCCAGAGATAATGAATGCCGAAGCTGAGGAGGGTATTCATCATATCGTATTTGCCCGCCACCGTGTCGAAATGGTTGCGCACCCAGTGGGTCTTTTCCCCGGCAGGCACTTTTTTGAACCCGAAATCCGCCGTCTCCCCCTCGAGTGGGCTCGCGAGCCCCTTTGACGTGCCTTCGGCCTTACGAGGGGTCCACAGATTTTTTATTGCCGCCATTAGCCTTGCTCTCCTTATGGAATGAATAGGTGAATGTATGCTGCATTATAGCAGAGCCCGAGGATATGCTCCAGTCTCACGTGAAGATCGCCTTCCCATCTCAGCGGCCGGCCGCCGCCGGATCCGGGGGCCTTCTCTTCGCCCTTAGCTCGAGCCACACGATATAAAGGATAGCGATTACCGAAGAGACAGTGGCGGGCACCATGGTCTCGGGAGTGAAAAATACCAGTGCGATACCTCCTGCAAGGCTGTAGTTCTTGAAAGTGCCGAGAAGCACGGCACTCGCGAGCACTCCCGAGGGCACGCGAAAGAATTTACCCGTAAGCTCGATAAGCAGGCCGACAAGAAAGGTAGTCGCGAAGGCGATATAGCACACCGGCAGAATGGAGAGGGGGTGGTCGAGAAATACGGCCCTGTTGAGGCCGACCATGGTATAGATAATGATAAAAAATCCCCAGTTGGTGACGGCGCCGTAATATTTGCCGGTCCGGGCGGGTATCGCCGTAGAGGCCAGAATGCGCGCCAGGATCAGGGGGGCCACGATCAGCTCGCCAAACATTATCAGTATCCGCAAGGGGTGTATGAAGCCGGATCCGAGGAGCGCCACCATCATGAGGGGAGCTATGGCGAGAGCCCCCAGATAGGCCCCTATCGTTCCCGCCAGGGAGAAGGCGGTGTCGCCTTTCACGAACATGGTGAAGGGTATTACGGCCACCGCGGGGGGTACGGACGCGAGGATAAAGAAACCGGAGCGGAAGGCGTCGTTCGTTACGAATAAGGCAGCGGCCCCGGCCATAAAGAAGGCCTGAACCACGAAGGTCAGCGCGATGCCTGTCAGGGCAGGCGCCAGAACGGCGCGAACCGAGATGAAGGCTCCCCACTTCACGTTGATGGTAGCGATGGTCATGATGACTGCCAGGGCGGGAATCGCGGCAGGCTCCACCCATCGGGCCCCATCTCCCCAGAGAAGTCCCGCCCCGAGTGCGAGGAGCATGAC
Encoded proteins:
- the ubiE gene encoding bifunctional demethylmenaquinone methyltransferase/2-methoxy-6-polyprenyl-1,4-benzoquinol methylase UbiE; amino-acid sequence: MAAIKNLWTPRKAEGTSKGLASPLEGETADFGFKKVPAGEKTHWVRNHFDTVAGKYDMMNTLLSFGIHYLWKRKAVNLLGLKPGERVIDVCGGTGDLSVLAVKKVGPAGHVVLYDINLKMMVTGRGKTTNAPARRQIAFVQGDAELIACKPESFNVAMVGFGIRNVTHMEDGFREMHRVLKPGGRFMCLEFSKPAFGPFRALYDLYSFAVMPLLGLLFVGSRKAYTYLPESIRLFPSPDELSRLLTHMGFRGVAYRRLSNGIAVVHTGIKA